In Populus nigra chromosome 1, ddPopNigr1.1, whole genome shotgun sequence, one genomic interval encodes:
- the LOC133675396 gene encoding tropinone reductase homolog At5g06060-like has product MSRTLKSTPLSVSSPSFSSPFSLKTYAAPHSTLSFKPQKSRAAHTNISNKSPLYSTKRFTSPQNMLDNTSCSSSTRQNRWTLHGKTALVTGGTRGIGRAIVEELVGFGARVHTCCRNGSELDKCLEDWNDVCSGGMISGSVCDVSVGAQRQELMETVSSNFGGKLNILVNNVGTNIRKPMVEFTPEEFSTLMATNFESAFHISQLAYPLLKASGEGSVVFTSSVSGYVSLKSMSVHGATKGAINQLTKNLACEWAKDNIRSNAVAPWYIKTSMVEQVLSNKSYLEEVYDRTPLRRLGEATEVSALVAFLCLPASSYITGQIICIDGGMSVNGFFPSHG; this is encoded by the exons ATGTCTCGCACACTGAAATCAACTCCGCTGTCAGTCTCCTCcccctccttttcttctcctttctctttaaaaaccTACGCCGCTCCCCATTCAACCCTTTCTTTCAAGCCCCAAAAATCAAGGGCTGCCCATACAAATATCTCTAACAAGTCTCCACTTTATTCTACGAAAAGATTCACTTCGCCCCAAAACATGTTAGACAATACAAGCTGTAGCAGCAGCACAAGACAAAACAGATGGACCCTTCACGGAAAAACAGCTCTTGTCACCGGCGGAACTCGCGGAATAGG gcGAGCAATTGTGGAGGAATTAGTGGGTTTTGGAGCAAGAGTGCACACGTGTTGTAGGAATGGAAGTGAGCTTGATAAGTGCTTAGAGGATTGGAATGATGTATGTTCTGGTGGGATGATTAGTGGGTCAGTCTGTGATGTCTCTGTTGGAGCTCAAAGACAGGAGCTTATGGAGACTGTTTCTTCAAATTTTGGAGGCAAGCTCAATATCCTA GTTAATAATGTTGGGACAAACATTCGAAAACCAATGGTAGAGTTTACACCGGAAGAGTTTTCTACTCTCATGGCAACCAATTTTGAATCTGCTTTTCATATTTCCCAACTTGCTTATCCACTTTTAAAGGCATCAGGAGAGGGAAGTGTTGTATTCACATCCTCTGTCTCTGGCTATGTCTCACTGAAATCAATGTCTGTGCATGGAGCGACTAAAG GAGCAATCAATCAACTAACAAAAAATTTGGCTTGTGAATGGGCAAAAGACAACATAAGAAGTAATGCTGTGGCACCTTGGTACATCAAAACCTCAATGGTGGAACAA GTACTCAGCAACAAAAGTTATTTAGAAGAAGTATATGATAGAACTCCTCTTCGGCGTCTTGGAGAAGCTACAGAGGTTTCAGCTCTGGTGGCATTCCTTTGTTTACCTGCATCATCTTACATTACTGGTCAGATTATTTGCATTGATGGAGGGATGTCGGTGAATGGTTTCTTCCCAAGTCATGGTTAG
- the LOC133681034 gene encoding protein PLASTID TRANSCRIPTIONALLY ACTIVE 16, chloroplastic-like yields the protein MAPTLTSNSFLPNTTPHSRLSPKNPRLTVFAKQAGPFSPFQFGKPKDDASSSEGSQTDGSGNSSPFNFNFGKIPGVKSLVPVVSKPASGLSFGNSRRKDPGTVFVAGATGQAGIRIAQTLLREGFSVRAGVPELGAAQELARLAAQYKIISNEEVKRLNAVESTFQDAESIAKAIGNASKVVVTIGPTENGPTSEVSTLDALQVIEAAQLAGVGHVAIIYNGNIDSASTYNVLDGFKSFFNNLFSQSQLSVPEFLQKVIETDVKYTFIKTSLTEDFSPESSYNVVVSAERSTSADDYKVAKSQIALVVANVFSNTSAAENKVVEVFTSPSAPSRPVNELFSAIPEDGRRKVYAEAFAKAKAEEEARIAVEKASEAAKKLEEEVKKLSEQEANAASLAEEAQEKAEAAGASVESFLGKAKEIGSGLSWEKISSQISTAVQTTSEKTKVQIATVRGQAKARSLPGQKAVVKRPGPKLFALKPKEEPKPKAKESTESKTELRKMFGGLFQQETIYIDDD from the exons ATGGCTCCAACTCTGACCTCCAATTCATTTCTCCCGAACACAACACCCCATTCAAGACTCTCTCCCAAGAACCCGAGACTCACGGTCTTTGCCAAGCAAGCTGGACCCTTCTCTCCATTTCAATTTGGCAAACCAAAAGATGATGCCTCATCATCAGAAGGGAGTCAAACTGATGGTTCAGGCAATTCAAGTCCCTTTAATTTCAACTTTGGCAAGATACCTGGTGTGAAGTCCTTGGTACCTGTTGTGAGCAAGCCTGCTTCTGGGTTGTCATTTGGGAACTCAAGAAGGAAGGACCCTGGTACGGTTTTTGTTGCTGGTGCTACTGGGCAGGCTGGCATTCGTATTGCACAGACGCTACTGCGTGAAGGTTTTAGTGTAAGAGCTGGGGTTCCTGAGCTTGGAGCTGCTCAGGAGTTGGCTCGTCTTGCCGCCCAGTACAAG ATTATATCAAATGAAGAAGTAAAGCGCCTCAATGCTGTTGAATCCACCTTCCAAGATGCGGAATCAATTGCAAAAGCAATTGGCAATGCAAGTAAAGTTGTGGTTACAATTGGTCCTACAGAGAATGGTCCCACCTCTGAGGTCTCCACGTTGGATGCCTTGCAAGTAATCGAAGCTGCTCAGCTAGCAGGAGTTGGCCATGTTGCAATAATCTATAATGGGAACATAGATAGTGCATCGACTTACAATGTGCTAGATGGATTCAAATCATTCTTTAACAACCTGTTCTCTCAATCTCAGCTTTCTGTACCTGAGTTCTTGCAGAAAGTGATTGAAACAGATGTTAAGtatacttttataaaaacaagtttGACTGAAGACTTTTCACCAGAGAGTTCTTATAATGTAGTTGTGTCAGCTGAAAGAAGCACCAGTGCAGACGACTACAAA GTAGCCAAGTCCCAGATAGCGTTGGTGGTGGCAAATGTTTTCTCAAATACATCGGCAGCCGAAAATAAG GTTGTGGAAGTTTTTACAAGTCCATCGGCACCATCAAGGCCTGTAAATGAGCTTTTCAG TGCCATTCCTGAAGATGGAAGAAGAAAAGTCTATGCAGAAGCTTTTGCAAAGGCGAAGGCAGAGGAAGAGGCAAGGATAGCAGTTGAGAAAGCATCTGAGGCGGCCAAAAAGCTGGAAGAGGAAGTGAAAAAGCTTTCAGAGCAAGAAGCTAATGCTGCTAGTCTAGCTGAAGAAGCCCAGGAGAAGGCTGAGGCTGCAGGGGCGTCAGTGGAAAGCTTCCTGGgtaaagcaaaagaaattggTTCAGGGTTATCTTGGGAAAAAATTAGCTCCCAGATTTCAACTGCGGTTCAAACGActagtgaaaaaacaaaagtgcaGATTGCTACTGTCAGGGGACAAGCCAAGGCTCGTTCTTTGCCAGGCCAGAAAGCTGTAGTTAAACGGCCAGGACCTAAACTTTTTGCTTTGAAACCAAAGGAGGAGCCAAAGCCGAAGGCTAAAGAGTCGACGGAGTCAAAGACAGAATTGCGGAAGATGTTTGGTGGCCTGTTTCAGCAAGAAACCATATACATCGATGATGATTGA